The genomic region TTCGCTTGGTCTCGGTGAAGATCAGCGCCATGGTGAGGTCGGGCTGGTCGAGGATGCGGCAGAGCGCGTCGACCTTGTCGGCCCAGCTGGTCTGCAGGTAGAGCTGCCGGATGTCGGAGGCGATCTCCGGGGTGTCGCTGACCGTGATCCGCTCCGGGTCGCGCATGTACTTGCTGCTGAGCCGCGCCACCCAGTCGGGCACGGTGGCGCTGAAGAGCAGCGTCTGGCGGTCGGTGGGGCACTGGCGGAGGATGCGCTCGACGTCGGGGGCGAAGCCCATGTCGAGCATCCGGTCGGCCTCGTCGAGCACCGCGATGCGCACCCCGGCGAGCGAGATGGTGCCGCGGTTGCAGTGGTCGAGGAGACGGCCGGGGGTGGCGACCACGACCTGCGGGTGGGTGTGCAGCAGGTCGAGCTGGCGCTTGATCGCCTCGCCGCCGAAGATCGCGATCGAGCGGATGCCCCGGGGACCGCCGAGACGGGTGAGCTCGTCGTGCACCTGGACGCAGAGCTCACGGGTGGGGCACAGCACCAGTGCCTGGACCGCCGGGCCGTTGGGATCGCTGCGCTCGACGATGGGGACGCCGAAGGCGACGGTCTTGCCGCTGCCGGTGTGGGCCTGGCCGATGACGTCACGACCATCGCGCCCCGGCGGGATCGCCCGGGCCTGGATCGGCGTCGCCTCCGTGAAGCCCATGGCGCGCACGGCCTCCATCACCGGGTCGCTGAGGCCAAGGGCATCAAAGCGGACGCGAGGTTCGGGATCAGAGGTCGCGACCCTGTCCTCATCGAGGGGACGGGGTCTCGCGACGGGCGGCCGGTTGGGCCGCAGGCGGGAGCGTTGGCGCAAGACCACACGAGAGTACCACAGCTGCCCGAACACGTGATCGGGGCCGCTCCCGGGTCGCGTATAAAGCGGGGATGGCCCCTGTCGTCCTCTGCACCCTGCCCCTGCCCGCGCCCGCTCCCGAGCTGCTCGGCGCCGCCGCCGAGGTGCGGGTGCTGGGCCGGAGCCCGGGCGCGGAGGAGCTCGCCGCCGAGCTCTCCGGCGGCGTCGACGTGCTCTGCGCCCAGCTCCGCGACCCGGTCACGCCCGCCGTCCTCGACGCCGGCCTGCCCCGGCTGCGCGCGGTCAGCCTGTTCAGCGTGGGCTTCGACAACGTCGACATCCCCGCCGCCAGCGAGCGCCGGGTGGTGGTCGGGCACACCCCCGGGGTGCTCAGCGACGCCACCGCCGACTGCGCCCTCGGCCTGATCCTCGCCGCCGCCCGGCGGCTGTGCGAGGGCGACGCCGTGACCCGGGCCGGCGGCTTCCACGGCGTCGAGCCGGAGTTCATGCTCGGCCTCGACCTCCACGACGCCCTGCTCGGGATCGTGGGCTTCGGCCGCATCGGCCAGGCGCTGGCGCGGCGGGCGCTCGCCTGCGGGATGCGCATCGCCCACACCGAGCACCGCGGCGCTCCCCCGCCCGAGGACCTCGCCGGACGGGTGACCGCGATGCCCCTCGACCGCCTGCTCGGCGAGGCCGACGTGGTCTCGCTCCACGTGCCCCTCTCCGCCGCGACCCACCATCTCATCGACGAGGCGGCGCTGCGGCGGATGAAGCCCACCGCGGTGCTGGTGAACACCGCCCGCGGCGCGGTGATCGACGAGGCGGCGCTGGTCCGGGCGCTGCGCGAGGGCTGGATCGCCGCCGCCGGGCTCGACGTCTACGAGCACGAGCCCCGGCTCGCGCCCGGGCTGACCGAGTGCCGCAACGCGGTGCTCGCCCCCCACCTCGGCAGCGCCACGGTCCGCACCCGCTCGACGATGGCCGGGATGTGCGCCGCCAATGCGGTCGCGGCCCTGGAGGGCCGGCTCCCACCCCACTGCGTGAACCCGGAGGCGTGGGCCGGAGCGGCGCCGCCGCCCCTGTGACCCCGCCCCACATCGCCGCCGCCGGCGCTCCGCGGCCGGCGCAGCGCCCCCTGCTGGTCGCCCTCGACCTCGACGGCACCTGCCTCGACCAGCAGCAGCGGCTCGCCCGGCGCACCCGCGACGCCGTCCGCGCCGCCGTCGCCGGGGGCACCGTCGTCGTCGTCGCCACCGGGAGGATGTATCGCTCGGCGCTGCCCTGGGCGCGCGAGCTCGGGGTCACCGCCCCGCTGCTCTGCTACCAGGGAGCGCTGGTGCGCGACCTGCCCGGCGGCGACGGCGCCGAGGCCGGCCCGGTGCTCTTCGAGGACCCGGTGTCGCCCGCCGCCGCGGAGCGCGCCCTCGACATCGCCCGCGCCGGCGGCTGGCACTACCAGGCGTACCAGGACGACCTGCTGCTCTGCGAGGA from Candidatus Dormiibacterota bacterium harbors:
- a CDS encoding DEAD/DEAH box helicase, whose amino-acid sequence is MEAVRAMGFTEATPIQARAIPPGRDGRDVIGQAHTGSGKTVAFGVPIVERSDPNGPAVQALVLCPTRELCVQVHDELTRLGGPRGIRSIAIFGGEAIKRQLDLLHTHPQVVVATPGRLLDHCNRGTISLAGVRIAVLDEADRMLDMGFAPDVERILRQCPTDRQTLLFSATVPDWVARLSSKYMRDPERITVSDTPEIASDIRQLYLQTSWADKVDALCRILDQPDLTMALIFTETKR
- a CDS encoding D-glycerate dehydrogenase, coding for MAPVVLCTLPLPAPAPELLGAAAEVRVLGRSPGAEELAAELSGGVDVLCAQLRDPVTPAVLDAGLPRLRAVSLFSVGFDNVDIPAASERRVVVGHTPGVLSDATADCALGLILAAARRLCEGDAVTRAGGFHGVEPEFMLGLDLHDALLGIVGFGRIGQALARRALACGMRIAHTEHRGAPPPEDLAGRVTAMPLDRLLGEADVVSLHVPLSAATHHLIDEAALRRMKPTAVLVNTARGAVIDEAALVRALREGWIAAAGLDVYEHEPRLAPGLTECRNAVLAPHLGSATVRTRSTMAGMCAANAVAALEGRLPPHCVNPEAWAGAAPPPL